Within Candidatus Hydrogenedentota bacterium, the genomic segment CGAAATTCCGCTCAGCCGCCGCGGCTTCGTTTGGTCCGCGCAAATGTGGCCGAACATGCTCGCGGACGAAGCGGTGTTTGTTATCACGTCGCGTTAACGGCGCAGGTCCCGTCTGGCGAGTCTAGCTTGTGGGATCACGAGCCGCCGTTGTCCACGCTGGTGTCATGGATCCCAATTCGTTCGAAAGGTCGAGCGCGCATAGTGGTTGTGCGGGAGTTCGAATGCTCGATTACGATTACGATTACGATTACGATTACGAGCACGAGCACGAGCACGGGCACGAGCACGGGCACGAGCACGAGCACGAGCACGACGAATCGTGCGAATTTCGAACTCATGGGACTGGAGCAGGTTAAGAAAGGTCGGAGCGGGTGTGTCCTTTCGGATACCAAGAAGCCATGAGAATTCAATTTCAGATTTGAAATCTCAAATTTCAAACCAACACAAGCAGGATGTCTTAAAGGTCCATTCTCGGGACAGCACGGGCACGAGGATTCAGCTAGGTAGTATCTCGAATTGCTCTGGTGTCGTGAATACCAAGTTCGTTCGAAAGGTCGAGCGCGCATAGAGGCTGTGCGGGAGTTCGAATGCTCGATTACGAGCACGAGCACGAGCACGAGCACGACGAATCGTGCGAATTTCAGACTCATGGTGCTGGAGCAGGTTACGAAAGGTCGTAGCCGGTATGCCCCGTAGGTTTCGGTGCGAATCGAGTGTGCGGTTACGAGTCGTCATGAACAGAGTTCCGCCGGAGACTATGAAAACTTGAGCGGTGCGCTTTCAGCGCGGGGTGATAGGGGCGTGGACAGTTTCCAGGGGCGATGCCCCTGGCTAGGGTTGCGTTGCGCCGTTGGCGCGCGGGACGAATTGCACATTTTCAGAGCAGTTGTCATACCCGTATCGGGGCACGCAGCAACCGTGAAAATGCAATATCAA encodes:
- a CDS encoding membrane or secreted protein encodes the protein MSSKFARFVVLVLVLVPVLVPVLVLVLVIVIVIVIVIEHSNSRTTTMRARPFERIGIHDTSVDNGGS